Proteins encoded by one window of Lycium barbarum isolate Lr01 chromosome 11, ASM1917538v2, whole genome shotgun sequence:
- the LOC132618991 gene encoding probable LRR receptor-like serine/threonine-protein kinase At3g47570 translates to MENVFTSFLSTLILLHYVMASSAMTRTNIITDQLALLSLKSEISSDPFHYLDESWSSATSVCHWVGVTCGSRHQRVKSLNLSNMALTGTIPHNFGNLSFLVSLDLGNNNFYGNLPQEMTRLRRLKFLDLSFNSFSGEVPSLFGFLHQLQVLNLGNNSFTGTIPSSFSNISTLETLNLKFNSIDGQIPKVIGSLINLKELNLRGNKLIGSIPLSLSNASRLETLEISHNLLQGNIPEGIGNLYNMNFLSIQYNQLTGSIPLTIFNSSRIESIAFTNNSLSGSLPSSLCNALPILKGLYLSFNKLHGHMPTSLPNCSELQILSLTYNEFDGPIHSEIGRLTNLQRLTLGFNHFTGIIPQEIGNLVNLVKLCMERNQITGSVPISIHNISSLQFLILSGNNLKGPLPQEIGNLTKMQELGLSENAFTGEIPKEISNLVELEILDLGFNSFNGSLAMEIFNISRLIQVYLENNNLVGAIPHSISNCSKLTMLALSSNKLTGLIPSSLGYLTHLQVLDLYGNNLTSDSSLSFLTSLTNCRDLTSLILATNPLNGMLPVSIGNFSSSLIKFYVDGCKINGQIPNEVGNLSSLLSLDISENNLVGSIPTSIGNLTNLQVLDLSENALTGFIGDSVCKLQRMGNIYFGQNQLSGSLPNCLGNVTSLREIHLRSNKLNSNIPTSIGNLKDLVVLDLSSNNMGGSLPAEIGNLKVAIQMDLSMNQFSNGIPREIGGLQNLQKLSLKHNKLQGSIPDSMSNMIGLEYLDVSHNNITGIIPKSLEKLQNLKYFNVSINKLYGEIPSGGPFKNLSSQFFIYNEALCGSSRFNVPPCPTSSKHISNGKQLLVLFLMIGIALVFVPIALVLVWIRYRGGKRAPQQADSLSTATRGRISYYELLEATDAFSESNLIGFGSFGSVYKGILRSGTAIAVKVFNLQLEVSFKHFDTECEILRSIRHRNLVKVITSCSNLDFKALVLEHMPNGSLEKCLYSHNYFLDILQRLSIMIDVACALEYLHHGCTLPVIHCDLKPSNVLLDEDMVAHLSDFGISKLLGEDVSDLYTKTLATFGYIAPEYGLDGLVSTKCDVYSYGIMLMETFTRRKPNDEMFEGDLSLKQWVSNSLPEAVMDVVDANLVAPNDNYLKLDCVTLIMKVALDCCAESAAKRANMKDVVGMLQKIRIQLLAC, encoded by the exons ATGGAGAATGTATTCACCTCTTTTCTCTCAACACTCATTTTGCTTCACTATGTTATGGCTAGTTCAGCCATGACTCGTACCAACATTATCACTGATCAATTAGCTCTTCTTTCCCTGAAATCCGAAATCAGTTCGGACCCCTTTCACTACTTAGATGAAAGCTGGTCTTCCGCTACTTCTGTTTGCCATTGGGTTGGAGTCACTTGTGGCTCTCGCCACCAGAGAGTGAAGTCCTTGAACCTTTCCAACATGGCTCTTACAGGAACAATTCCCCATAATTTTGGTAACCTCTCATTTCTTGTTTCTCTTGACTTGGGAAACAACAATTTCTATGGCAATTTGCCTCAAGAAATGACACGCTTACGTCGGCTTAAGTTTCTTGATTTAAGTTTCAACAGCTTCAGCGGGGAGGTTCCTTCCTTGTTTGGGTTTTTACACCAACTTCAAGTTCTAAATCTTGGAAATAATAGTTTCACTGGTACCATCCCTTCTTCATTTTCTAATATTTCCACACTTGAGACTTTAAATCTGAAATTCAATTCCATAGATGGTCAAATCCCAAAAGTGATTGGAAGTCTTATAAACCTTAAAGAATTAAACTTGAGGGGTAACAAGCTCATAGGCTCTATTCCTCTGTCACTCTCGAATGCCTCAAGGTTGGAGACTTTAGAAATATCTCACAATTTACTTCAAGGAAACATTCCAGAAGGGATCGGCAATCTTTACAACATGAACTTTTTGTCCATACAATATAATCAACTTACGGGTTCTATACCACTGACAATTTTCAATAGTTCTAGAATCGAATCCATTGCATTTACAAACAATAGCTTATCAGGAAGTCTTCCCAGTAGTTTATGCAATGCTCTCCCAATACTCAAAGGGCTTTATCTGTCTTTTAACAAGCTTCATGGTCATATGCCTACAAGCTTGCCAAATTGTTCAGAACTTCAAATACTGTCTTTAACATATAATGAGTTTGATGGACCAATACATAGTGAAATTGGAAGATTAACTAATCTGCAACGTTTGACTCTCGGATTTAACCATTTCACTG GGATAATTCCACAAGAAATTGGAAATCTTGTTAATTTGGTGAAATTATGCATGGAGAGAAACCAAATTACCGGCTCAGTCCCGATCTCCATACACAATATTTCCTCGCTGCAATTTCTTATTCTAAGCGGGAACAATCTCAAGGGACCCTTACCACAGGAGATTGGCAACTTAACCAAGATGCAGGAACTCGGTCTTAGTGAAAATGCGTTTACCG GTGAAATACCCAAAGAGATAAGCAATCTCGTGGAGTTGGAGATCCTTGATCTTGGGTTTAATAGCTTTAATGGTTCACTTGCAATGGAGATCTTCAACATATCAAGGCTGATACAGGTTTATCTTGAAAACAACAACCTTGTTGGGGCTATACCTCATTCAATCTCCAATTGTTCAAAACTTACTATGTTAGCGCTTTCAAGCAACAAACTCACAGGCTTGATTCCAAGCTCACTTGGATATTTGACTCATCTACAGGTCCTAGACTTGTACGGGAACAATTTGACTAGCGATTCATCGTTAAGCTTTCTGACTTCTTTAACAAACTGCAGAGACTTAACATCTCTTATTCTAGCTACCAACCCTCTAAATGGTATGCTTCCGGTCTCTATAGGGAACTTCTCAAGTTCTCTTATAAAGTTTTACGTTGATGGTTGTAAAATCAATGGCCAAATTCCAAATGAAGTTGGGAACTTAAGTAGCTTATTATCCCTTGATATTTCTGAAAACAACTTGGTTGGATCGATTCCCACATCAATTGGCAACTTGACAAACCTTCAGGTCTTGGACTTGAGTGAAAACGCTCTTACAGGATTTATTGGAGATAGTGTATGTAAATTGCAGAGAATGGGTAACATATACTTTGGTCAAAATCAACTTTCAGGATCTCTTCCAAATTGTTTAGGGAACGTTACTTCGCTTAGAGAGATACATCTGCGTTCCAATAAATTGAATTCTAATATACCAACAAGCATAGGGAATCTTAAAGATCTTGTGGTTCTTGACTTATCGTCAAACAACATGGGTGGCTCTTTGCCTGCAGAAATTGGAAATCTAAAGGTTGCGATACAAATGGATCTGTCAATGAATCAATTCTCAAATGGAATTCCTAGAGAAATTGGAGGATTACAAAATTTGCAGAAACTTTCTTTGAAACACAACAAGTTGCAAGGATCTATACCTGACTCAATGAGCAACATGATAGGTTTGGAATATTTAGACGTTTCTCATAACAATATAACGGGAATCATTCCCAAATCCCTAGAGAAACTTCAAAATCTCAAGTATTTCAATGTTTCTATCAACAAATTGTATGGTGAAATACCTTCGGGAGGTCCATTCAAGAACCTTTCCAGTCAGTTTTTCATCTACAATGAAGCATTGTGTGGTTCTTCGAGATTTAATGTCCCACCATGCCCCACTTCATCAAAGCATATATCAAATGGGAAACAATTGTTAGTTCTATTTCTTATGATAGGAATTGCACTTGTATTTGTTCCTATTGCCCTTGTGCTTGTATGGATAAGGTATAGAGGAGGTAAAAGAGCACCTCAACAAGCTGATTCATTGTCTACCGCAACAAGAGGAAGAATTTCATACTACGAATTGCTCGAAGCAACTGATGCGTTTAGCGAGAGTAATCTGATTGGTTTCGGGAGTTTTGGCTCTGTTTACAAAGGAATTCTCAGAAGTGGGACTGCTATTGCAGTTAAAGTGTTCAATCTGCAATTGGAAGTGTCATTCAAGCATTTTGATACAGAATGTGAAATTTTGCGTAGCATTCGCCATAGGAATCTAGTAAAAGTCATCACTAGTTGTTCTAACCTTGATTTTAAGGCTTTGGTGCTCGAGCATATGCCTAATGGGAGTCTTGAGAAGTGTCTGTATTCACACAACTACTTCTTAGACATCTTGCAGAGACTAAGCATAATGATAGATGTGGCATGTGCGTTGGAATATCTCCACCATGGGTGCACACTGCCTGTGATTCACTGTGATTTGAAGCCTAGTAATGTCTTGCTTGATGAGGATATGGTTGCCCACCTAAGCGACTTTGGTATTTCAAAACTGCTTGGTGAAGATGTGAGTGATTTATACactaaaaccttagcaacatttggTTATATTGCACCGG AGTATGGACTGGATGGATTGGTGTCAACAAAATGTGATGTCTATAGTTACGGGATCATGTTGATGGAAACGTTTACAAGGAGAAAGCCTAATGATGAAATGTTCGAGGGAGATCTTAGCTTGAAGCAATGGGTGAGTAATTCACTTCCAGAGGCAGTAATGGATGTTGTAGATGCTAACTTGGTAGCACCAAATGATAATTACTTGAAGTTAGATTGTGTGACATTGATCATGAAAGTGGCATTAGATTGTTGTGCTGAATCTGCAGCAAAAAGGGCAAACATGAAAGATGTTGTGGGGATGCTACAAAAGATCAGGATTCAACTTCTCGCATGTTGA
- the LOC132620233 gene encoding uncharacterized mitochondrial protein AtMg00810-like, producing MFVSQRKYAEEIIDRAGLSSCKPSLTPVDTKLKVSATSGAPYEDPTHYRSLAGALQYLTFTRPDISYDAQQVCLHMPDPRDDHMHALKRIVRYIQGTLDHGLHLYPSSVTDLVSYTDADWGGCSDTRRSTSGYCVFLGDNLISWSSKQQPTLSRSSAEAEYRGVASVFSESCWIRNLLLELHCPVRKATLVYCDNVSAIYLSGNPVQHQRTKHIEMDIHFVREKVARG from the coding sequence ATGTTCGTGTCTCAACGGAAGTATGCCGAGGAAATCATTGATCGCGCTGGTTTGTCTTCTTGCAAGCCCTCTCTCACTCCGGTTGACACAAAACTGAAGGTTAGTGCTACTTCGGGTGCTCCTTATGAGGATCCCACTCATTATCGTAGTctcgcaggtgctcttcagtatctcacTTTCACGAGACCAGATATTTCTTATGATGCACAACAGGTGTGCTTACATATGCCTGATCCGAGGGACgatcatatgcatgctcttaagcgAATTGTGCGCTACATTCAGGGCACTCTTGACCATGGATTGCATCTCTACCCCTCCTCAGTCACCGACCTTGTCTCATacacagatgcagattggggtggatgTTCGGATACTCGTCGTTCTACGTCGGGGTATTGTGTATTTTTGGGAgacaacttgatttcttggtcgtcaAAGCAACAACCTACTCTTTCTCGGTCTAGCGCTGAAGCAGAATATAGAGGTGTTGCTAGTGTTTTTTCTGAGTCTTGCTGGATTCGCAATCTTttattggaactacattgtccggtTCGCAAGGCTACATTggtatattgtgacaatgtgagtgccatatATCTTTCAGGAAATCCGGTGCAACATCAACGCaccaaacatattgagatggacattcATTTTGTGCGTGAGAAGGTTGCGCGGGGATAG